GGGTTCTTAAAAAATGTTGATATTTGTATTCAATTTGATAAGATAGTCAGAGGAAAAGCGTCAACTGTCATTGATATGACAGAAGGTAAAAAAATAATAAGGCATTAACATATTTTAAATTTCAAGGAGGAACAAGAAATGGCGAACAAAGCAGCAAAGAACGCGGACAACGTCGCGGGCAAGTATTACGTTGATGATCAGTGCACATCCTGCGGGATATGCGAAGGAATGGCTCCGGATAACTTTAAATTAAAAGATGACGGCTCATATGCTTATGTAAGCGCCCAGCCGACAGCTGACCAGGAAGCGGCATGCAAAGAAGCAATGGAATCGTGCCCTTCATCCGCAATCGGTGACGACGGCGAATAGTTCTAAATTTTAATATCCCAAGGCCCCGGAGAAATCCGGGGCCTTTTTTTATTTTTATGCAGTGGTTGAAGCGAGCCTGCGAGCTGAAGCAGGCAGGATAGACGCGGGTCTACAGCCCGCTGTAATTGATTTGGGATTTGACTAAGCATCCAAGCCTCTAAGCATCCAAACATCTGACATCACAGGGCTTGGGTATATTTTTTCAGTACGCGCCGCAAATTGGTATTCTTGTATCCGAATAAATTTGAAATCACAGGCGGGTTAACGTCATTGGCAAACGTGAACTCGCGTCACATCCAAATATGCCGGCGCGGCATTAAAACGCTTCTGCCGGTCACATACTGAACTTACGCGGCGCATACTGAAAAAACACACCCAACCCCTGTATGTGTTCTTCTAATTTTCGAATTTCGAATCTTCAATATTTGTTTTATTTTTGTCTTTACTTCCGACCCTCTGTCCCTCCGTGCATCCGTCCCTCTGTCCCTCGTGTTTTTGTCCCTCTGTCCCTCGCGCCTTCTTGACACCGGGGTACTTATGTGTTAACTTTTATCCATAAGACGTTTTAGCAGGGGAAGTCCCCGTTAGATTCGGGGCGCTGTCGCGCAACGGTAAAGCCTAAAAGGCGAGCCCGGTCCACTGCTTTAACGGGAAGTACTTTCGCGCAAAAGGAAAAAGATATTCTGAAATTTCACCCGGCGCGATGCCGGGTTTTTTTATTTTATACGGAGAATAATAATGAATATTTACCTTGTAAGGCACGGAGAGACCGACTGGAATAAGAGGCTTTTATTTCAGGGGCAGACAGATATTCCGCTTAATAAAAAAGGGCTGTCGCAGGCAAAGCGTATCGGCCGGGAATTCTGCGGTAAAAAGATAGACGCGGTTATTTCAAGCGACCTTATGCGCGCGGTTCAGACTGCTGAACAGATAAAGGCCGTATCAGGGTATAAGGGCAAAATTCAGGAAGAAAAACTTTTCCGTGAACGCCATTACGGGCAGCTGGAAGGAAAAAAGTATGAATCCGGTTTAAGGGATGAAGATTTTGGCGTGGAAAATGACATAAGTTTCTTTAAACGGATAAAAAAGGGCTTTATGAAAGCCATAAAGGAAAACAAACACGGGGCTAATATTGTAATTGTATGCCACGGCGGTGTGGTAAGGGGTATACTTGCGCTTGTCCTGGAACTGCAAAATTATAAAAGGTTAAGGATGTACAACGCGTCTATTTCCGAGATTCATTTCAATAAAAAAAGAAACGCCTATTTTGTCACCCTTTTTAACAGTATTTCTCATCTGTCAAAACAGGATAGGGATGAGATAAGGGAGCATTTAAAGGGAGTGTAGTAAAGACAGGTAACAGGTAACAGGTAACAGGTAACAGGTAGCAGGTAGCAGGTAACAGGTAACAGGTAGCAGGTAGCAGGTAGCAGGTAGCAGGTGACAGGTGACAGGTGACAGGTGACAGGTAGCAAGTGACAGGTGACAGGTGACAGGTGACAGGTGACAGGTGACAGGTGACAGGTGACAGGTAGCAAGTGACAGGTAGCAAGTGACAGGTAGCAAGTGATAAGTTTTCAGCTGTAACTTGTCAGTTGACAGCTGTTACTTGACAGGAGGGTTTATGAAAAAAGGGATGGTTCAGGTTTATACGGGTGATGGGAAAGGCAAGACTACGGCAGCTGTAGGTGCCGCGGTCAGGGCTTGCGGTTCCGGGTTAAAGGTTCTATTCTGCCAGTTTTTAAAGAACGGGAAACTGGAATCCGGGGAAGAAAAAATGTTAAAAGCAATGGAAAACGTGAAGTACCTGAAGTTTGATGAAATGTCGCCGTTTTTTGAGAAGAATATTGACATGGAAGCCCTTGAAGAAAGGGTGGCTGAAGATATAGAGATTACTTTTAAAGAGATAAATTCAGGTAAGTATCAAATGGCTGTGCTTGATGAAGCAGTTCATCTTATAAGTCTTAAACTGATAAAGCAGGAAGAATTAATCCGCCTGATTAAGTTAAGGCCGGCGGGTACGGAGATTATTTTGACCGGCAGGGGGGCAGGAAAAGAATTAAAGAACACTGCGGACCTTGTGACCGAAATGAAAGAGATAAAGCACCCGTTTAAAGCCGGATTAAAGGCAAGAAAAGGAATAGAGTACTGATTGATGAAGAACATAGATAATAACAAGGAGATTTGGTGAAAAAAATAAGTGTTCTGATAATATGCCTGCTGGCGGCTCCTTTTTTAATTTTTTCAATGTCCATAACCGATGATGTGGGCAGGACTGTGGAAGTTAAAGGGCCGGTGAATAAAATAGTGTGCATATCACCCGCGCATACAGAGATGATTTATTACCTTGGGCTTGAAAACAGGCTTGCGGCGGTATCAATGAACTGCGATTATCCCGCCCAGGCAAAGCTTCTTCCCAAAGCCGGTGATTTTATGAATCCGGATGAAGAACAGATAATAAGGCTTTCACCGCAGGCGGTAATTTCCGGAGGCGGCGTGCAGAAGAGCGCCATATATAAGCTTGAATCAATGGGCGTGCCCGTTATTGTCCTTTATCCAAGGGAATTGGCTGATATTGCGTCCGACATGAGAAAATTAAACGCGCTTTTGGGCGGAGGCAGAAAAGCGGAGAAAAAAATTAT
This genomic window from Candidatus Goldiibacteriota bacterium contains:
- a CDS encoding ferredoxin: MANKAAKNADNVAGKYYVDDQCTSCGICEGMAPDNFKLKDDGSYAYVSAQPTADQEAACKEAMESCPSSAIGDDGE
- a CDS encoding histidine phosphatase family protein → MNIYLVRHGETDWNKRLLFQGQTDIPLNKKGLSQAKRIGREFCGKKIDAVISSDLMRAVQTAEQIKAVSGYKGKIQEEKLFRERHYGQLEGKKYESGLRDEDFGVENDISFFKRIKKGFMKAIKENKHGANIVIVCHGGVVRGILALVLELQNYKRLRMYNASISEIHFNKKRNAYFVTLFNSISHLSKQDRDEIREHLKGV
- a CDS encoding cob(I)yrinic acid a,c-diamide adenosyltransferase, with protein sequence MKKGMVQVYTGDGKGKTTAAVGAAVRACGSGLKVLFCQFLKNGKLESGEEKMLKAMENVKYLKFDEMSPFFEKNIDMEALEERVAEDIEITFKEINSGKYQMAVLDEAVHLISLKLIKQEELIRLIKLRPAGTEIILTGRGAGKELKNTADLVTEMKEIKHPFKAGLKARKGIEY
- a CDS encoding ABC transporter substrate-binding protein, whose product is MKKISVLIICLLAAPFLIFSMSITDDVGRTVEVKGPVNKIVCISPAHTEMIYYLGLENRLAAVSMNCDYPAQAKLLPKAGDFMNPDEEQIIRLSPQAVISGGGVQKSAIYKLESMGVPVIVLYPRELADIASDMRKLNALLGGGRKAEKKIIMFEKRLNKAVSKKRDKIKVYAEIWGEPLMAVSENSFTGKLISAAGGSNVVAFADGEYPKVSKEEIIKANPEKILLFYNPEKNFLKRPCFSATIAGKNNGITAVTGEMLDRTMRPGPRVVEAIEELKRILQEGAIK